The following proteins are encoded in a genomic region of Pyricularia oryzae 70-15 chromosome 6, whole genome shotgun sequence:
- a CDS encoding geranylgeranyl pyrophosphate synthetase: MSVAGTTTVPSEAPEPVQVVPDCSQSLTSDAIPSVLQAKDAKHINKTDYGSGVGRKGDVIQALVNVNLPSPTLEHVTAPFDYICSLKSKHVREKLIFSLHPWVPIARPELELVMSLVADIHNTSLMLDDIQDSSALRRSSPATHTVFGTPQTINSAVYFTVDTIQRASTSGNPELMQALTDGMKELLVGQGLDLVWTLEVTTPSLEEYLQMIDGKTGALFLMVTRLMGAFLPASAPKSPLDRLMLLLGRYFQIRDDYVNLVSTQYSDSRGFCTDLDEGKCSFMIVHAMSHAQPSARNILRNVLLQTRRAGCAGERHKELMFSILKEAGSFEYTAEMLGEMEKSLFAEVERIERTTGVKNPVLRELLDALRA; this comes from the exons ATGTCCGTAGCGGGCACCACG ACTGTCCCTTCTGAGGCCCCGGAACCTGTACAAGTGGTTCCGGACTGCTCTCAATCATTGACATCAGATGCCATTCCTTCTGTGTTGCAAGCCAAAGACGCTAAGCACATCAACAAGACTGACTACGGAAGTGGCGTTGGAAGGAAAGGCGATGTTATCCAAGCCTTGGTGAATGTCAACCTTCCCAGCCCGACTTTGGAG CATGTCACGGCGCCTTTTGATTATATCTGCTCGCTCAAATCCAAACATGTCCGGGAAAAGCTTATATTCTCCCTGCATCCATGGGTTCCAATTGCCCGCCCAGAGCTAGAGCTTGTGATGTCCCTTGTGGCGGACATACACAACACATCGTTGAT GCTTGACGATATCCAAGATTCTTCTGCACTTCGTCGCTCGAGCCCAGCCACCCACACAGTCTTCGGCACACCGCAAACGATCAACTCGGCTGTGTACTTCACTGTCGATACGATACAGAGAGCTTCCACCAGCGGTAATCCTGAGCTAATGCAGGCACTAACGG ATGGAATGAAGGAGTTGCTGGTCGGGCAGGGGCTCGATCTGGTCTGGACATTGGAAGTTACAACTCCATCTCTTGAAGAATACCTGCAGATGATTGACGGAA AGACGGGAGCCTTGTTCCTCATGGTCACAAGGCTTATGGGTGCTTTCTTGCCTGCGTCGGCACCCAAGTCGCCGCTGGACAGGCTCATGCTGCTGCTCGGACGATATTTCCAGATAAGGGACGACTATGTCAATCTGGTATCGACCCAG TACAGCGACTCCAGAGGCTTCTGCACCGACCTGGACGAGGGTAAATGCAGCTTCATGATAGTGCACGCCATGAGCCACGCCCAACCGTCTGCACGCAACATCCTCAGAAACGTGCTCCTGCAGACGAGGAGGGCAGGCTGCGCTGGGGAGCGCCACAAGGAGCTCATGTTCTCCATCCTCAAGGAGGCGGGGTCTTTTGAGTACACGGCCGAGATGCTCGGCGAGATGGAAAAGAGTCTTTTCGCCGAGGTGGAGAGGATAGAAAGGACCACGGGGGTCAAGAACCCGGTGCTGAGGGAGCTGCTTGATGCTCTGCGGGCCTGA